From the Ctenopharyngodon idella isolate HZGC_01 chromosome 3, HZGC01, whole genome shotgun sequence genome, one window contains:
- the LOC127509715 gene encoding endonuclease G, mitochondrial-like, which produces MMKRNYRNLVQRYKGLSLNQYILIPFFEMSGKISVSKEADPNSIVRSPNKLVNGCPSDSDLRIRKSYVMSYNNETKNAEWVYEILNKDTLKVNCKAHGSFGRNEFVDKDYEQGHLAAAANHRWCQEAYHDTFLISNMAPQNKGLNKGNWKTIESYCRYRAMNDEVCNVHVYSGPLYLKEKKNKEGTEVEDFYDRADPSTLERKGGKVAPTHLFKVIIVENEDGTVEELECYVMAKLDKEDTDIQNLDNIDAVQNKYAQHINTIEKLSGLKFIESHPDVVTKDCIKTITGEGEKGESCSAKIKVRISEKNDDTRTGRV; this is translated from the coding sequence ATGATGAAaagaaattacagaaatttaGTCCAGAGATATAAAGGGTTGAGTTTGAACCAATACATCTTGATCCCTTTCTTTGAAATGTCTGGTAAAATATCAGTCTCTAAAGAAGCTGATCCAAATTCAATTGTCAGGTCACCCAATAAATTAGTCAACGGATGTCCTTCAGATTCTGACTTAaggataagaaaatcttatgtCATGTCATACAACAATGAAACCAAGAACGCTGAATGGGTGTATGAGATACTGAACAAAGACACTCTGAAGGTCAATTGTAAGGCGCACGGGAGCTTTGGAAGGAATGAATTTGTGGACAAAGACTATGAACAAGGTCATCTTGCTGCGGCTGCCAATCACAGGTGGTGTCAGGAAGCCTATCATGACACTTTTTTGATCAGCAACATGGCACCACAGAATAAAGGCTTAAACAAAGGTAATTGGAAAACTATTGAGAGTTACTGTCGATACAGAGCTATGAATGATGAAGTCTGTAATGTCCATGTGTACTCTGGACCACTTtacctaaaagaaaaaaaaaataaagagggTACTGAGGTGGAGGATTTCTATGATCGTGCTGACCCCAGTACACTGGAGCGGAAGGGAGGGAAAGTAGCACCAACTCACTTGTTTAAGGTGATAATTGTGGAGAATGAGGATGGGACAGTAGAAGAGCTGGAATGCTATGTGATGGCCAAACTGGATAAAGAGGATACAGATATTCAAAATTTAGACAACATAGATGCTGTACAAAACAAGTATGCTCAGCATATTAACACAATAGAGAAACTCTCTGGGCTGAAATTCATAGAAAGCCATCCCGATGTGGTAACGAAGGACTGTATAAAGACGATTACAGGAGAAGGTGAAAAAGGAGAGTCATGTAGTGCtaaaataaaagtcagaatAAGTGAAAAAAATGATGATACCAGGACCGGCCGTGTCTAA
- the LOC127509714 gene encoding uncharacterized protein LOC127509714: MAHLYTSLVLLCFFCSVWPSDWMIHFTYLGTKCIEDCKLVGHEYRCKSTDKDGNVWSMYCSPKTKTDYWGRGCGQCGKSGEGYYYCKTGLFSWGYCGLVTDKNIYYGSKTGAMCHDNCYRRDHGKFWCDTTQGKDYCSPFLYTDYKNKQCKEDSPCRKQGQNYNWCWLKEGGWGHCGPVEPKMFLHRSKKDHFCIDECQYHESGDYYWCHTDDGWDYCSPDVDVTYKDKPCRSDHSCGLHGKSYNWCWTSESDYDYCGPVVSGECTYVTDQNRNRGDLKDRKLICTQVDRANKNITFNVRPAPNCIADGSQWKSEAGTLIRRWDNVYLVDKAHSNLIFSYNLRIDIKGIIERNNQSYYDLRIHVKQGPGRSTITSQIIVPPGIPEHYMHRAFLESFRHKALVFVDL, encoded by the coding sequence ATGGCACATCTATACACCTCTCTTGTGTTGCTctgtttcttctgttcagtGTGGCCAAGTGATTGGATGATTCACTTTACTTATCTTGGAACAAAGTGTATAGAAGACTGCAAGCTTGTGGGTCATGAGTACAGGTGTAAGTCTACTGATAAAGATGGAAATGTCTGGTCAATGTACTGTTCacctaaaactaaaacagaCTACTGGGGTAGAGGATGCggtcagtgtgggaagagtggAGAAGGCTACTATTATTGCAAAACTGGTTTATTTTCTTGGGGATATTGTGGGCTGGTGACGGATAAGAATATCTATTATGGATCTAAGACAGGAGCGATGTGTCATGACAACTGTTATCGAAGAGATCACGGCAAGTTTTGGTGCGATACTACACAGGGAAAAGATTACTGCTCACCATTTCTATACACAGATTACAAGAACAAGCAGTGTAAAGAAGACAGTCCATGTAGGAAGCAGGGTCAAAATTACAACTGGTGCTGGCTGAAGGAGGGAGGCTGGGGACACTGTGGGCCCGTGGAACCAAAGATGTTTCTCCATCGGTCTAAGAAAGATCATTTTTGCATAGACGAATGCCAGTATCATGAGAGTGGTGATTACTACTGGTGCCACACTGACGATGGCTGGGACTACTGCTCTCCAGATGTGGATGTAACCTATAAAGACAAACCGTGTCGCTCAGACCACTCCTGTGGCTTACACGGTAAAAGTTACAACTGGTGCTGGACCTCAGAGTCAGATTATGATTACTGCGGGCCCGTTGTATCTGGAGAGTGCACTTATGTCACCGATCAAAATCGCAACAGAGGAGACCTAAAAGACAGAAAACTGATATGCACACAGGTGGACAGAGCTAACAAGAATATCACCTTTAATGTGAGGCCAGCTCCTAATTGCATCGCTGATGGCAGTCAATGGAAAAGCGAGGCAGGAACCTTAATCAGGCGCTGGGACAATGTGTACCTGGTGGACAAGGCCCACTCAAATCTGATCTTCTCTTATAATCTCCGTATCGACATAAAGGGCATTATCGAGCGCAACAATCAGTCCTACTATGACCTACGGATCCATGTGAAACAGGGGCCTGGTAGAAGCACCATTACGTCTCAGATCATCGTGCCTCCTGGAATTCCTGAACACTACATGCACAGAGCCTTCCTGGAGAGCTTCAGGCACAAAGCTCTAGTTTTTGTTGACCTTTAA